From a region of the Thermococcus sp. 21S7 genome:
- a CDS encoding NADH-quinone oxidoreductase subunit C yields the protein MIAEFETRFGPILEKRALGEKKVLYTIMARPEDFQDMVRFLFAGQNVRLFTMVGTDERTVEDAFSITYWFADTSKGEILGVRLYVPEDRPVFPSVAQFHRGALWFEREVQDLLGVEAEGLPDQRRLILPDDWPEGVYPLREDFKYSESPPGEKRYPYVRPPEGTSVHAIGPYHIALDEPAHFRLFVRGEEIVGVDYRGFYSHRGIEKLARGRLNYNQVCFIAERICGICGFCHSTAYAQAIEEAAGIEVPERAEYIRTLLLELERLHSHLLWIGVAAHLVGFDTAFMEVWRIRERIMWLAERLTGNRKTYGLVVVGGVRRDLLDYRRELVERELDAMKREFNDVVEFLLSSSGFIKRCEGVGVLSKEKARAWDACGPVARASGVDYDVRRDFPYAAYGDLSFEVPVEKEGDVLARATVRIEEVRQSISLIEQVLDAMPGGGILADFGDIPEGAEGISAVEAPRGENVHYILAGDRNTIYRWRVKAATYNNLQTVPDMLVGYTIADAPLIIASIDPCYSCTERVQVVDIESGKSRVVRLGVGICR from the coding sequence ATGATAGCGGAGTTTGAGACCAGGTTTGGACCGATCCTTGAAAAGAGAGCCCTCGGCGAGAAGAAAGTGCTGTACACGATAATGGCGAGGCCAGAGGACTTTCAGGATATGGTTAGGTTCCTTTTCGCTGGCCAGAATGTAAGGCTCTTTACAATGGTTGGGACTGACGAAAGGACTGTCGAAGATGCGTTCAGCATAACGTACTGGTTCGCGGATACCTCTAAGGGAGAAATCCTGGGCGTGAGGTTATACGTCCCCGAGGACAGGCCGGTGTTTCCGAGCGTGGCTCAGTTCCATAGGGGCGCCCTATGGTTCGAGAGGGAAGTTCAGGACCTCCTCGGCGTTGAGGCGGAGGGTCTGCCTGATCAGAGGAGGCTGATACTGCCCGACGACTGGCCGGAGGGTGTTTATCCCCTCAGGGAGGACTTCAAGTACTCGGAAAGCCCGCCGGGTGAGAAGAGGTATCCCTACGTCCGACCCCCCGAAGGCACGAGTGTTCATGCGATAGGGCCGTACCACATCGCCCTCGACGAGCCGGCGCACTTCAGACTCTTTGTCAGGGGGGAGGAAATCGTAGGCGTCGATTACAGGGGCTTCTACTCCCACAGGGGAATTGAAAAGCTCGCGAGGGGCAGGCTGAACTACAATCAGGTGTGCTTCATAGCCGAGAGAATCTGCGGGATATGTGGTTTCTGTCACTCAACGGCCTACGCCCAGGCAATAGAGGAGGCCGCCGGAATAGAAGTTCCTGAGAGGGCAGAGTACATCAGAACACTGCTTCTTGAACTTGAGCGGCTCCACTCCCACCTCCTGTGGATTGGTGTTGCGGCACATCTTGTGGGCTTTGACACCGCGTTCATGGAGGTCTGGCGTATAAGGGAGAGGATCATGTGGCTGGCTGAGAGGCTAACCGGGAACAGAAAGACCTACGGACTCGTCGTCGTTGGAGGCGTGAGGAGAGACCTCCTTGATTACCGGAGGGAGCTTGTGGAGAGGGAACTCGATGCGATGAAGAGGGAATTCAACGATGTTGTGGAGTTCCTCCTGTCCTCCAGCGGGTTCATCAAAAGATGTGAAGGGGTTGGAGTGCTGTCAAAAGAAAAGGCGCGGGCCTGGGACGCGTGTGGGCCGGTTGCAAGGGCGTCTGGTGTGGACTACGACGTCAGGAGGGACTTTCCCTACGCTGCATATGGGGATTTGAGCTTTGAAGTTCCGGTTGAGAAGGAGGGGGACGTTCTGGCGAGGGCCACTGTTAGGATAGAGGAGGTACGGCAGAGCATCTCATTAATTGAGCAGGTTCTCGACGCGATGCCTGGCGGGGGCATCTTAGCGGACTTTGGGGATATCCCGGAGGGAGCGGAAGGCATCTCAGCCGTGGAGGCCCCCAGGGGTGAGAACGTACACTACATCCTGGCGGGGGACAGAAATACCATCTACCGCTGGCGCGTGAAGGCCGCCACGTACAACAACCTGCAAACTGTGCCGGACATGCTCGTCGGTTACACGATAGCGGACGCACCTTTGATTATAGCCAGCATCGACCCGTGTTACTCCTGCACCGAGAGGGTTCAGGTGGTTGATATCGAGAGTGGAAAGTCGAGGGTGGTGCGGCTGGGGGTGGGAATTTGCCGGTAA
- a CDS encoding 4Fe-4S dicluster domain-containing protein: MPVTKAYPFEPEEAPPEYRGIPRIDPVLCIGCGACANACPPNAILRIDDPQNGTRRIVLDVGRCIRCARCEEVCPTGAVRLTTEFEAATDDRGDHVEVVELGLARCRGCGKYTHYTERQVEKVLSLIPRGILDFDRVREKLPLCSECKLKLTVLNATKFGEVDGL, from the coding sequence TTGCCGGTAACCAAGGCGTACCCGTTCGAGCCTGAAGAGGCTCCTCCGGAATACAGGGGCATCCCCCGGATCGACCCCGTGCTCTGTATAGGCTGCGGTGCCTGCGCCAACGCTTGCCCGCCGAACGCGATACTGAGGATAGACGACCCCCAAAACGGGACGAGAAGGATAGTGCTCGACGTGGGCAGGTGCATAAGGTGCGCCCGCTGCGAGGAAGTCTGCCCGACGGGTGCGGTCAGGCTCACCACTGAGTTTGAGGCCGCCACCGATGATAGGGGTGATCACGTGGAGGTCGTTGAGCTGGGACTCGCCAGGTGCAGGGGCTGCGGGAAGTATACCCACTACACTGAACGGCAGGTGGAGAAGGTACTGTCCCTGATTCCGAGGGGAATCCTTGACTTTGACAGGGTGAGGGAAAAACTCCCCCTCTGTTCCGAGTGCAAGCTGAAGCTGACGGTACTCAACGCCACCAAATTCGGGGAGGTGGATGGACTGTGA
- a CDS encoding NADH-quinone oxidoreductase subunit B family protein: MKSLWVFHVNTGACNGCDIEILDVLTPYYDIERLGVKLVPTPRHAHALLVTGPLTRQAYHAAKMAYEAMPPKPRIVIAVGTCACSGGIFHDSYALRREYRESLEYPLKGGTSEFLPVHLYIPGCPPRPEEILYGVALLKNIVEKKIRGELFREGTFVLPRESFNAWVEVLLRARIRKELGYFDGYSLLKRFMELVESSESKEELEKLVEKAINDEGDSRLRYGLEKLYSYYLEVVRTYEGILAAKRAIIGLPK, from the coding sequence GTGAAATCCCTTTGGGTCTTCCACGTGAATACTGGGGCCTGCAACGGCTGCGACATAGAGATACTGGACGTGCTCACCCCGTACTATGACATAGAGAGGCTCGGAGTAAAGCTCGTCCCAACGCCGAGGCACGCCCACGCCCTCCTGGTCACCGGGCCCTTGACGAGGCAGGCATACCATGCGGCCAAGATGGCCTACGAAGCCATGCCGCCGAAGCCGAGGATTGTCATAGCCGTAGGAACCTGTGCGTGTTCCGGGGGGATATTTCACGACAGCTACGCCCTGAGGCGCGAGTACAGGGAGTCCCTCGAATACCCTCTGAAGGGTGGAACCTCAGAGTTCCTGCCCGTGCACCTCTACATCCCGGGATGCCCTCCGAGACCGGAGGAAATCCTCTACGGCGTTGCGCTCCTCAAAAACATCGTGGAGAAAAAAATTAGGGGAGAACTGTTCCGTGAGGGCACCTTCGTTCTCCCGAGGGAGAGCTTCAACGCGTGGGTGGAGGTCCTTCTCCGCGCAAGGATAAGGAAGGAGCTGGGCTATTTTGATGGTTACTCTCTGCTCAAGCGTTTTATGGAACTCGTTGAAAGCTCAGAAAGCAAAGAAGAGCTGGAAAAACTCGTTGAGAAGGCCATAAATGATGAGGGCGATTCTAGGCTCAGATACGGCCTTGAGAAGCTTTATTCCTACTATCTTGAGGTGGTGAGAACCTATGAGGGCATACTTGCTGCGAAGAGGGCGATCATTGGGCTTCCAAAATGA
- a CDS encoding monovalent cation/H+ antiporter complex subunit F, producing the protein MFEHTIPVLIALYGIAGVVYFIRVLLGPTVLDSILAGDCVSLDVALIALLVAVYYENNLLAGGAFFLVLWAFVLDVFASKYLVKGEVGV; encoded by the coding sequence ATGTTTGAGCACACAATTCCCGTCCTGATTGCGCTCTACGGGATTGCAGGGGTAGTCTATTTCATAAGGGTGCTACTGGGCCCCACGGTTCTCGATTCAATACTCGCAGGGGATTGTGTAAGCCTTGACGTCGCCTTGATTGCACTCCTCGTAGCGGTGTACTACGAAAACAACCTGCTCGCGGGGGGAGCCTTCTTCCTCGTCCTCTGGGCGTTCGTGCTCGACGTGTTCGCGTCAAAGTACCTCGTTAAGGGGGAGGTGGGGGTATGA
- the mnhG gene encoding monovalent cation/H(+) antiporter subunit G → MILSFIGVVLLIVGAVCDIFGAIGMHRFGNFYLRLHAATVGTVGGKFYPFLGAGLIALDRGLLPVAGVAFLSAFTLLITTSVGSHALAYAAERAGVVKIEHNELGGDWDD, encoded by the coding sequence ATGATACTCTCGTTCATCGGGGTTGTACTGCTCATCGTAGGGGCAGTCTGTGACATATTCGGGGCCATCGGGATGCACCGCTTTGGAAACTTCTACCTGAGGCTCCATGCTGCAACCGTTGGTACGGTGGGGGGGAAGTTCTACCCCTTCCTCGGGGCGGGCCTCATTGCCCTCGACAGGGGACTGCTCCCCGTGGCGGGGGTGGCTTTCCTGAGTGCATTCACCCTGTTGATAACGACATCCGTTGGGAGCCATGCGCTTGCCTACGCCGCTGAGAGGGCAGGGGTGGTGAAGATTGAGCACAACGAGCTTGGAGGGGATTGGGATGATTGA
- a CDS encoding hydrogenase subunit MbhD domain-containing protein, with protein MSTTSLEGIGMIELAALALLGCLGLAYLVVTERDLLRAVIYTGIFGGLVILVAYTLMAPDIVLAYVAISVALSTGLMVFLVSKTTREEVV; from the coding sequence TTGAGCACAACGAGCTTGGAGGGGATTGGGATGATTGAGCTTGCGGCCCTTGCCCTGCTCGGCTGCCTTGGGCTCGCATACCTTGTGGTCACGGAGAGGGATCTGCTGAGGGCCGTCATCTACACCGGGATCTTTGGTGGTCTCGTAATCCTCGTAGCGTACACCCTCATGGCACCTGACATAGTACTCGCCTACGTTGCCATTTCCGTCGCTCTATCCACGGGCCTGATGGTGTTTCTCGTTAGCAAAACAACTCGGGAAGAGGTGGTGTGA
- a CDS encoding MnhB domain-containing protein: MRIAGMLVIMLITLSAAYLLQPHVEGIVGVGALGEFYLGNSYLGERSAGSPEVVTSILWDYRGVDTYFETAVLFLAIISAVSVFRGFNGPKFRGDGFTEVVKTGVKLVAFITFVASASVAFHGHLTPGGGFQGGSMLAAGSLLIIVGFSKKALERNGITKVRALAIRTAGLVTIACVAAYPLLRGLHFMQNLPVYPVKVGGLLVSGSLLLYNLAEFLAVGAGFTIIFLLLANPEEGWQ, encoded by the coding sequence TTGAGGATTGCTGGAATGCTGGTGATCATGCTGATTACACTCTCCGCCGCATACCTGCTCCAGCCCCACGTCGAAGGCATCGTCGGTGTCGGGGCGCTTGGTGAGTTCTACCTGGGGAACAGCTACCTCGGCGAACGTTCGGCCGGCTCGCCTGAAGTTGTCACGTCAATCCTGTGGGACTACCGCGGCGTTGACACGTACTTCGAGACGGCAGTACTCTTTCTTGCCATAATAAGTGCGGTTTCGGTGTTCCGGGGCTTTAACGGGCCGAAATTCCGGGGAGACGGGTTCACAGAGGTAGTCAAAACTGGGGTCAAGCTCGTGGCCTTCATCACGTTCGTGGCGTCTGCTTCGGTGGCGTTCCACGGGCACCTCACCCCGGGTGGCGGCTTCCAGGGGGGTTCAATGCTCGCCGCTGGTTCCCTGCTCATCATAGTCGGCTTCTCCAAGAAGGCCCTTGAGAGGAACGGGATAACGAAGGTGAGGGCGCTCGCGATAAGAACCGCGGGACTCGTGACCATAGCCTGCGTCGCGGCGTACCCCCTGCTGAGGGGACTCCATTTTATGCAGAACCTGCCCGTTTATCCAGTCAAGGTGGGGGGACTCCTCGTGAGCGGAAGCCTGCTTCTCTATAATCTGGCCGAGTTCTTGGCCGTTGGGGCAGGGTTTACGATAATCTTTCTTCTCCTTGCGAATCCGGAGGAGGGATGGCAATGA
- a CDS encoding sodium:proton antiporter produces MAMSLAASLVITATVATMLVALYGVAVRPNLVKKVLCLSLFSDMVNVLVIFLGYRDVKNPLPPVLTEYSGEGVTKLVERSVDPFPQALTITAIVIGLAVTVLMAYGVIHIQRKYGTVDVRKLAGWDE; encoded by the coding sequence ATGGCAATGAGCCTCGCAGCGTCTCTGGTGATAACGGCAACGGTAGCCACCATGCTGGTGGCGCTCTACGGAGTGGCGGTTAGGCCAAACCTCGTTAAGAAGGTGCTCTGCCTGTCCCTGTTTTCAGATATGGTAAACGTCCTTGTCATATTCCTGGGCTACAGGGACGTCAAAAACCCCCTTCCTCCGGTTTTAACTGAGTACTCGGGTGAAGGCGTGACGAAGCTCGTGGAGAGAAGCGTTGACCCGTTCCCTCAGGCGCTGACGATAACTGCCATAGTTATCGGCCTTGCGGTTACCGTCCTCATGGCCTACGGTGTGATACACATCCAGAGAAAATACGGGACGGTGGATGTCCGGAAGCTCGCGGGGTGGGATGAATGA
- a CDS encoding Na+/H+ antiporter subunit E → MRSVPVMIAAFVTYIIITGSITAYDIITGAITAFAAGLLFGKHLVSNPGKALNPARWVRFALYFLKYITVIEAKAHADVIRRILSGDVRPGIVKVPLNLGDEYARFLVAASITNTPGTVTVHMDDGCVYVNWISVSTSDPEKRREEILGEFEENAKKIFEGGGA, encoded by the coding sequence ATGAGGTCTGTCCCTGTGATGATTGCGGCGTTCGTAACTTACATCATCATAACGGGCTCGATAACGGCTTACGATATAATCACCGGTGCGATAACCGCCTTTGCGGCAGGACTGCTCTTCGGGAAGCACCTCGTTAGTAACCCAGGCAAGGCCCTGAACCCGGCGAGATGGGTGCGCTTTGCGCTCTACTTTCTCAAGTACATCACGGTAATCGAGGCGAAGGCCCACGCCGACGTCATCAGGAGGATACTCAGTGGGGATGTCAGGCCGGGCATCGTTAAAGTGCCCCTGAACCTGGGAGACGAATACGCCCGTTTCCTCGTTGCCGCTTCAATAACCAATACCCCCGGAACCGTGACAGTCCACATGGACGATGGCTGTGTGTACGTGAACTGGATAAGCGTCTCCACTTCGGACCCTGAAAAACGCAGGGAGGAAATCCTCGGAGAGTTTGAGGAAAACGCAAAGAAAATCTTTGAGGGGGGAGGAGCATGA
- a CDS encoding proton-conducting transporter membrane subunit has protein sequence MNPLILPAIPMAFAFVLPILSTIIKSRRFIFGYALFVTGTALVMGAELFREVYSSELPLTYSFGGWKAPVGIIYEVDRFGAVMVLVTASLMFLTAVYSVRYLGREDGVEWFYTLYLGLEAGLLGIFMTGDAFNLFVMLEVTAIASYGLVMFYTEDGYPAYSGLRYAIISSIGTTLYFLALVLIYRGLGTVNFADISAKLHGIGFPISTPLNGTVPILAISMALITWAFTIKAAIMPNHFWLPGAHSAAPSPVSAILSGLVVNAGIYGFMRFLSLTYVPEVSHIGDIMCMLLLILGAVSALLSSIAMTVQDDVKRIVAYSTILNMGYLAMAVGVNSEAGTAGAVFHMVNHAVAKALLFLAVGVFIHAAGSRKLNELKGLGKSMPFTTVSLAIATMSLVGLPPTNVFFSKLLLYRAYVEKSPALVAVLLISSLFALVSYMRMLYWLWIKKPDGESEVRESRSMVAVLLMLALACLVLGVLSPILVDRLVNPAVVQLNDVEGYIRAALTAGVK, from the coding sequence ATGAATCCATTGATACTGCCCGCGATTCCAATGGCCTTCGCTTTCGTACTCCCCATACTCTCCACCATAATTAAGAGCAGGCGCTTTATCTTTGGCTACGCCCTGTTCGTTACCGGAACAGCGCTCGTGATGGGGGCTGAGCTCTTCAGGGAGGTCTATTCCTCTGAGCTCCCGTTAACCTATTCCTTCGGCGGCTGGAAGGCGCCGGTCGGCATAATCTATGAGGTGGACAGGTTCGGGGCGGTTATGGTGCTCGTAACGGCCTCACTGATGTTCCTCACGGCGGTCTACTCGGTCCGCTACCTGGGTCGTGAGGACGGTGTGGAGTGGTTCTACACCCTTTACCTTGGCCTTGAGGCGGGTCTCCTCGGCATATTCATGACGGGGGACGCGTTCAATCTGTTCGTGATGCTCGAAGTGACGGCGATAGCATCATACGGCCTAGTGATGTTCTACACGGAGGACGGCTATCCCGCTTACTCTGGCCTCAGGTACGCGATAATAAGCTCCATAGGAACGACTCTCTACTTCCTTGCCCTAGTGCTGATCTACCGGGGGCTCGGCACGGTGAACTTTGCAGACATCTCCGCGAAGTTGCACGGAATTGGATTCCCAATATCAACACCCCTGAACGGCACTGTTCCCATCCTAGCCATTTCAATGGCGCTGATAACGTGGGCCTTCACGATAAAGGCCGCGATAATGCCGAACCATTTCTGGCTTCCAGGGGCTCATTCCGCGGCTCCAAGTCCGGTCTCAGCCATACTGTCTGGCCTGGTGGTTAACGCTGGAATTTACGGATTCATGAGGTTCCTCAGCCTGACTTATGTCCCGGAAGTCTCTCACATTGGCGACATCATGTGCATGCTACTCCTCATTCTCGGGGCGGTCTCTGCCCTTTTATCATCCATCGCAATGACCGTTCAGGACGATGTCAAGAGAATAGTGGCCTACTCAACAATACTCAACATGGGCTACCTGGCGATGGCCGTGGGAGTGAACAGCGAGGCCGGAACCGCCGGCGCGGTGTTCCACATGGTAAACCACGCGGTAGCGAAAGCCCTCCTCTTCCTCGCGGTGGGAGTCTTCATCCATGCTGCGGGAAGCAGGAAGCTGAACGAGCTAAAGGGGCTTGGAAAAAGTATGCCCTTCACTACGGTGAGCCTGGCGATAGCCACGATGAGCCTTGTGGGACTGCCCCCTACAAACGTTTTCTTCAGCAAACTCCTGCTTTACAGGGCCTACGTGGAGAAAAGCCCAGCTCTCGTTGCAGTACTGCTGATATCGAGCCTATTTGCTCTTGTGAGCTATATGAGGATGCTCTACTGGCTGTGGATTAAAAAGCCGGATGGAGAGAGTGAGGTCCGTGAATCACGTTCGATGGTGGCGGTACTCCTGATGCTTGCCCTTGCGTGCCTGGTTCTCGGGGTACTCTCCCCGATTCTGGTGGATAGACTTGTGAACCCTGCCGTGGTTCAGCTGAATGACGTGGAGGGTTACATACGGGCCGCACTCACCGCGGGGGTGAAGTAG
- a CDS encoding FAD-dependent oxidoreductase encodes MSGMRFAFLCKSRPEPTGKKVAIVGAGPAGLSAAGYLVCQGHEVHVYDKLPEPGGLMLFGIPEFRIPIYRVREGCGELKDLFEVKFFPRTKVVCGECGQEAGDEFVERTVHIAELKENYDAVLIATGAWEPWTPELEGAELQGVYPALEYLFRIKSAKLGHMEWTDIIHPESKKILVVGAGHTAVDAALESVLLGADEVYLSYRRSIKEAPAGPYEINQLIQRGVKWLEKTMPVRIIGDGKVRAVEMVRMELGEPDASGRRRPVPVEGSEFRLEVDYVIFAVGQTPTPPAGEGVEIARDKKGRVVVDGRHMTSVEGIFAAGDVVTGPSKVGQAVKDGLYAARSMHMWMMGGE; translated from the coding sequence ATGAGCGGAATGCGGTTTGCATTTCTGTGCAAGTCCCGGCCGGAGCCCACTGGAAAGAAGGTGGCCATAGTGGGGGCCGGTCCTGCCGGCTTAAGCGCTGCAGGTTACCTCGTCTGCCAGGGACACGAGGTGCACGTCTACGACAAGCTCCCCGAGCCCGGGGGTTTGATGCTCTTTGGAATCCCCGAGTTCAGGATTCCGATATACCGCGTTAGGGAGGGCTGCGGTGAGCTCAAGGATCTCTTTGAGGTCAAGTTTTTCCCCAGGACCAAGGTGGTCTGTGGGGAGTGTGGACAGGAGGCAGGAGACGAGTTCGTTGAGAGGACTGTGCACATAGCGGAGCTTAAGGAGAATTACGACGCGGTGCTGATAGCCACGGGGGCATGGGAGCCATGGACGCCCGAACTTGAGGGCGCCGAACTTCAGGGAGTGTATCCCGCGCTGGAATACCTGTTCAGAATAAAGAGCGCTAAGCTCGGACACATGGAGTGGACGGACATAATACATCCTGAGAGCAAGAAAATCCTCGTCGTTGGTGCGGGACACACGGCGGTGGACGCGGCCCTTGAGAGCGTTCTCCTTGGGGCTGATGAAGTATACCTCAGCTATCGGAGAAGCATAAAGGAAGCCCCCGCCGGCCCGTATGAGATAAATCAGCTCATCCAGAGGGGGGTTAAGTGGCTCGAAAAAACCATGCCCGTCAGAATCATAGGAGATGGAAAAGTAAGGGCCGTCGAGATGGTCAGGATGGAGCTTGGTGAGCCCGATGCGAGCGGAAGAAGGAGGCCAGTACCTGTTGAAGGCTCGGAGTTCAGGTTGGAGGTTGACTACGTCATATTTGCCGTGGGGCAGACCCCCACACCACCTGCCGGAGAGGGCGTGGAGATAGCCAGGGACAAAAAGGGCAGAGTGGTCGTGGATGGGAGACACATGACGAGCGTTGAGGGCATATTTGCTGCGGGAGACGTCGTCACGGGCCCGTCGAAAGTAGGACAGGCTGTTAAAGATGGTCTCTACGCCGCGAGAAGCATGCACATGTGGATGATGGGGGGTGAGTGA
- a CDS encoding 4Fe-4S dicluster domain-containing protein: protein MAKKILHVDYSLCIGCETCQGVCDFIHDGKPNIRIYYTVSGLPVPINCRHCERAPCLEICPVGAIYKDHEGAVIIDPGKCIGCLMCLAVCPFGVPSFNVRIRVVTKCDMCAARRAEGMEPACGEMCPAEAIFFGESEEIEDRIMRRTAEKIARERISSMNLEGVGRML, encoded by the coding sequence GTGGCAAAGAAGATACTCCACGTTGATTATAGCCTCTGCATTGGCTGTGAAACCTGCCAGGGTGTGTGTGATTTTATCCACGATGGGAAGCCCAACATAAGGATATACTACACTGTTTCGGGCCTTCCGGTGCCCATAAACTGCCGCCACTGTGAGAGGGCCCCTTGCCTTGAGATATGTCCCGTTGGAGCGATATATAAGGACCACGAGGGGGCGGTGATAATAGACCCCGGGAAGTGCATAGGCTGTCTGATGTGCCTTGCCGTCTGCCCGTTTGGAGTTCCGAGCTTCAACGTCAGAATCCGTGTGGTGACCAAGTGCGACATGTGCGCCGCGAGGAGGGCCGAGGGCATGGAGCCAGCGTGCGGGGAAATGTGCCCCGCCGAGGCAATATTCTTCGGCGAATCTGAGGAGATTGAGGACAGAATAATGAGAAGAACCGCGGAGAAGATAGCAAGAGAAAGGATATCCTCCATGAATCTGGAGGGGGTGGGGAGAATGCTCTAG
- a CDS encoding iron-containing alcohol dehydrogenase: MSTFGGSAMVWESHVSINQVFEMRCKTTNYFGLCAIHKFNDIVRELKGKGVDKVILVTGRSSYKKCGAWDVVRPALEENGVEYVHYDKVGANPTVDMIDEAAEMGREFGAQAVIGIGGGSPIDSAKSVAILLEYPDKTARDLYEFRFTPVKAKPIIAINTTHGTGTEVDRFAVASIPEKEYKPAIAYDCIYPLYAIDDPALTTKLPPEQTLYVTIDALNHITEAATTKVANPYSILLAKEAARLIFTYLPEALNHPDNLQARYALLYASAIAGISFDNGLLHFTHALEHPLSAVKPDLPHGLGLAMLLPAVIRQIYPATAKILAEVYRPLVPEAKGVPGEVELVARRVEEWLFSIGITEKLADVGFTEGDVDKLTQLAMTTPSLDLLLSMAPVEATKERIAAIYRDSLYPIGRG; this comes from the coding sequence ATGAGCACATTTGGAGGGTCCGCGATGGTGTGGGAATCCCACGTTTCGATAAACCAAGTCTTCGAGATGAGGTGCAAAACAACCAACTACTTCGGTCTGTGCGCCATACACAAATTTAACGATATTGTCCGGGAGCTTAAGGGAAAGGGCGTGGACAAGGTTATCCTCGTCACCGGAAGGAGTTCCTACAAGAAGTGCGGCGCATGGGACGTTGTCAGGCCTGCCCTCGAAGAAAATGGCGTTGAGTACGTTCATTACGACAAGGTGGGAGCCAACCCAACGGTCGACATGATCGATGAGGCGGCTGAGATGGGAAGGGAGTTTGGGGCTCAGGCCGTCATAGGCATAGGTGGCGGCAGCCCTATCGATAGCGCCAAGAGCGTTGCGATTCTGCTGGAGTACCCGGACAAGACTGCCAGAGACCTCTACGAGTTCAGGTTTACCCCTGTAAAGGCCAAGCCGATAATAGCGATAAACACGACCCATGGAACCGGAACCGAGGTTGACAGGTTCGCGGTGGCTTCGATTCCTGAGAAGGAGTACAAGCCGGCCATAGCTTACGACTGCATCTACCCCCTTTACGCAATCGATGACCCCGCACTAACGACAAAGCTTCCTCCGGAACAGACCCTGTACGTGACCATCGATGCACTCAATCACATCACCGAAGCCGCCACAACCAAGGTAGCTAATCCATATTCAATACTTCTCGCCAAGGAGGCTGCGAGGCTGATATTTACCTATCTCCCGGAGGCCCTCAATCATCCGGACAACCTTCAGGCCAGGTACGCACTGCTCTACGCCTCCGCCATAGCTGGAATAAGCTTCGACAATGGTCTGCTTCACTTTACGCACGCCCTTGAGCACCCACTGAGCGCAGTCAAACCGGATCTGCCCCACGGCCTTGGTCTTGCAATGCTTCTTCCGGCGGTAATCAGGCAAATCTACCCCGCCACCGCGAAGATACTGGCCGAGGTGTACAGGCCGCTCGTCCCAGAGGCCAAAGGTGTCCCGGGAGAGGTGGAACTCGTCGCCAGGAGAGTGGAGGAGTGGCTCTTCAGCATCGGCATCACTGAAAAGCTCGCGGATGTTGGGTTTACCGAGGGAGATGTTGACAAGCTAACACAGCTGGCCATGACGACCCCGAGCCTTGACCTGCTCCTTTCTATGGCCCCGGTGGAGGCTACCAAGGAGAGAATAGCGGCCATCTACCGTGATTCGCTTTACCCTATCGGCAGAGGCTGA